TGGCCAGCCCGATTTCCGCAAATCGCGCCGAACTGCTCGCCATCGCCAACTCGGTGGCGAACGAGAAGATGATCGACAAGTCGATCGTCATCGAGGCGATGGAAGAGGCGATCCAGAAGTCCGCTCGCAATCGTTACGGTGCGGAAAACGACATTCGCGCCAAGCTTGACCCGAATACTGGTGACCTTCGCCTGTGGCGCGTGGTCGAGGTTGTCGAAGAGGTTGAGGACTACTTCAAGCAGGTTTCGGTCGAGCAGGCGCAGAAGCTTCAGGCTGGCGCGGTCGTGGGCGACTATATCGTCGACCCGCTGCCCCCAGTCGACCTTGGCCGCATCGACGCGCAGTCGGCCAAGCAGGTGATCTTCCAGAAGGTCCGCGATGCAGAGCGTGAGCGTCAGTTCGACGAGTTCAAGGACCGCGCGGGCGAAGTCATCACCGGCGTAATCAAGTCGGTCGAGTTCGGCCACGTGATCGTCAACCTCGGCCGCGCCGAAGGCATCATCCGCCGCGATCAGCAAATCCCGCGCGAAATGGCCCGCGTCGGCGAACGTATCCGCGCCTGGATCATGAAGGTGGAACGCTCGAACCGCGGGCCGCAGATTTTCCTGAGCCGCGCGCACCCCGAATTCATGAAGAAGCTGTTCGCGCAGGAAGTGCCCGAAATCTACGACGGCATCATCGAGATCAAGGCCGCCGCCCGCGATCCGGGCTCGCGCGCCAAGATCGGCGTGATCAGCCACGACAGCAGCATCGACCCCGTCGGCGCCTGCGTCGGCATGAAGGGTAGCCGCGTTCAGGCCGTCGTGCAGGAACTGCAGGGCGAGAAGATCGACATCATCCCGTGGAGCGAGGACACCGCTACCTTCATCGTCAACGCGCTGCAGCCCGCCACGGTCAGCCGCGTCGTCTTGGACGAGGAAGAAGGCCGCATCGAGGTTGTCGTCCCCGACGATCAGCTGTCGCTTGCCATCGGTCGCCGCGGTCAGAACGTGCGTCTGGCCAGCCAGCTGACCGATAGCCAGATCGACATCATGACCGAACAGGAATCGAGCGAGAAGCGGCAGAAGGAATTCGCCGAGCGTTCGAAGATGTTCGAAGAAGAGCTGGACGTCGACGAGACGCTGGCCCAGCTGCTGGTGGCCGAAGGCTTCACCGAGCTGGAAGAAGTCGCCTATGTAGAGCGTGACGAACTGGCCGGCATCGAAGGCTTTGACGAAGAACTCGCCGAAGAACTTCAGTCGCGTGCGATCGAAGCGCTGGAGCGTCGCGAAGCCACGTACCGTGAAGCCCGCCGTGAACTGGGCGTCGAGGATGCGCTGGCCGAGATACCGCACCTGACCGAGGAAATGCTGGTCGTGCTGGGCAAGGGCGGGATCAAGACGCTGGACGATCTGGCAGACCTCGCCACCGACGAACTGATCGCCAAGAAGCGCGAGGCGCCGCGTCGCCGTAACAAGGAAGACGGTCCGCCGCTGAAGCGCAAACTGCGCGAGCAGGACAAGGGCGGCGTTCTGGGTGAATTCGGCCTGAGCGAAGAGCAGGGTAACGAGATAATCATGGCCGCCCGTGCGCATTGGTTCGAAGACGAGGAGCCGGTTGAGGCCGCTCCGGTTGCAGAGGAGGCCGCCGATGCGGAATCCTCACAATGAGCCGCTAACCGACAGTTTCGATGACGGGGCGGCGCGTTCCAGCAGGAGCGCGCCGGAGCGCCGGTGCGTGCTGAGTGGGCAGACCGCACAGCGCGAAAACCTGCTGCGTCTGGCCATCGGCCCCGATGGCATCGTCCTGCCCGATGCGCACGCCAAGGCCCCCGGTCGCGGCGCGTGGATCGTTTGCGATCGCGCCATGCTTGAAGAAGCCATCGCCAAGGGCCATCTGAGGGGTGCGCTGGCGCGCGGCTTCAAGGGTGCGCCGCTGACCATTCCGGACGATCTGCCCGACCGGGCCGAGGCTGCGCTGACCCGCGCATTCGCCGATCGGCTGGGAATCGAATGGCGATCGGGCAACCTGATTGCCGGGTCCGACCGCATCGCAGACAAGGCGCGCGGCGGGCAGGTCACGTGGCTGGCCCATGCCGCCGATGCCAGCGACGACGGCGCGCGCAAGCTGGACCAGGCGTGGCGCGTGGGTGAGGACAAAGAGGGCACCGGGCTGGCGGGCATACGCTTGCCACTGGACCGGGCGGCGCTGTCTGTGGCATTGGGCCGCGACAATGTCGTCCACCTGGCGTTGACCGATCGTGCCGCGACGCAGCGGGTTTCATCCCTGCTGGCGCGATTGCTTCGTTTCCTTGGCCGCGGCGGAGCGCCGCAAGACAGCGAAGAGGCTGGCGCGGAAAGCACCGCGTAAGAGGCCGATGCCGGGTGCGCCGTTTCCGCGGCGCGTGAGGACTGAAGAGAATTTTTGAAGGACGTTTCGACCGTATGAGTGACACCAACGACACCCCCCGCACCCGCAAGCCGCTTGGCCTCAAGCGCAGCGTGGACGCGGGCGAGGTCAAGCAGACCTTCAGCCACGGCCGCACCAACAAGGTCGCGGTCGAGGTCAAGCGCCGTCGCAAGATCCTGAAGCCGGGCGAAACGGCTGCGCCCGAACCCGCGCCCACCCCGGCTCCGCCCCCCGCCCCGGTCGCGAAGGCCCCGCCGCCGACGCCCGCGCCAAGGCCCGCCGCCAGCCGCGAATCGCGCCAGGAAATGCAGGCTCGCCTGCTGCGCGAGGCTGAAGAGGCGCGCCTTGCCACGCTGGAAGAAGCCAACCGGCGCGAGCAGGAAGAGAAGCAGCGCGCGCTGGAAGAAGAAAAGCAGCGCGCCGAAGAAAACCGCAAGGCTGAGGAAGAGGCCGAGAAGGCCGCCGCCGCCGCGCCTGTCGAAGCGCCGAAGGAAGAGGCCAAGGAAGAACCTGCGCCCGAAGCCAAGGCAGAGCCGGCAGCAGAGCCCGAAGCCGAGCCCGAGCAGGGCGAAGTTACGCCTGCGCCGCGCCGGTTCACCCCGGTCAAGCGGC
The sequence above is a segment of the Croceicoccus naphthovorans genome. Coding sequences within it:
- the nusA gene encoding transcription termination factor NusA; amino-acid sequence: MASPISANRAELLAIANSVANEKMIDKSIVIEAMEEAIQKSARNRYGAENDIRAKLDPNTGDLRLWRVVEVVEEVEDYFKQVSVEQAQKLQAGAVVGDYIVDPLPPVDLGRIDAQSAKQVIFQKVRDAERERQFDEFKDRAGEVITGVIKSVEFGHVIVNLGRAEGIIRRDQQIPREMARVGERIRAWIMKVERSNRGPQIFLSRAHPEFMKKLFAQEVPEIYDGIIEIKAAARDPGSRAKIGVISHDSSIDPVGACVGMKGSRVQAVVQELQGEKIDIIPWSEDTATFIVNALQPATVSRVVLDEEEGRIEVVVPDDQLSLAIGRRGQNVRLASQLTDSQIDIMTEQESSEKRQKEFAERSKMFEEELDVDETLAQLLVAEGFTELEEVAYVERDELAGIEGFDEELAEELQSRAIEALERREATYREARRELGVEDALAEIPHLTEEMLVVLGKGGIKTLDDLADLATDELIAKKREAPRRRNKEDGPPLKRKLREQDKGGVLGEFGLSEEQGNEIIMAARAHWFEDEEPVEAAPVAEEAADAESSQ
- a CDS encoding DUF448 domain-containing protein, encoding MRNPHNEPLTDSFDDGAARSSRSAPERRCVLSGQTAQRENLLRLAIGPDGIVLPDAHAKAPGRGAWIVCDRAMLEEAIAKGHLRGALARGFKGAPLTIPDDLPDRAEAALTRAFADRLGIEWRSGNLIAGSDRIADKARGGQVTWLAHAADASDDGARKLDQAWRVGEDKEGTGLAGIRLPLDRAALSVALGRDNVVHLALTDRAATQRVSSLLARLLRFLGRGGAPQDSEEAGAESTA